A portion of the Ficedula albicollis isolate OC2 chromosome 4, FicAlb1.5, whole genome shotgun sequence genome contains these proteins:
- the LOC101822246 gene encoding uncharacterized protein LOC101822246 — protein sequence MDALGKVVMELYKQWEIECKLRDFECAIMRLLKLKAIDRPVDILHSGCWERCTNALANDVIVSGTSKCLKSWGRVAQALEKALLEQETWKAAQSSLKITPKVGVGATTQTAFGDCAADPSPPPKTNGCSWSQSPNSTPDLTTKPKQPLNSDGVCEPRSDFDRAGPEEVWGGPPPYVPQHGAGREEEGRGEELLPATRVRRRDPEDKGEESAGTRGEESPRLDRGRVLKHSPIGKDTPQKGGGGLSLHLKAYGPVTHQVSLPVFPLSTLMNLTIFAFKLLSFPEFCTTPMTMCSFAFKKYPIGKSEN from the exons ATGGATGCGCTTGGCAAGGTAGTTATGGAACTTTATAAGCAGTGGGAGATTGAGTGCAAATTAAGAGACTTTGAATGCGCAATCATGCGGttgttaaaattaaaagccaTCGATCGCCCCGTGGACATCCTGCATTCAGGGTGCTGGGAAAGATGTACTAACGCCCTTGCTAACGATGTTATTGTCTCCGGCACAAGTAAATGCCTCAAAAGCTGGGGGAGGGTCGCCCAGGCTCTGGAAAAGGCTTTGTTGGAGCAGGAGACATGGAAGGCGGCTCAGAGTAGTTTAAAAATCACACCAAAAGTGGGGGTGGGGGCTACCACTCAGACCGCTTTTGGTGATTGCGCCGCAGATCCGAGTCCGCCGCCCAAAACTAACGGTTGCTCGTGGTCCCAGTCCCCTAACTCGACCCCTGATCTAACAACTAAACCGAAGCAACCGCTAAACAGCGACGGTGTTTGTGAGCCTCGGAGTGATTTTGACCGTGCGGGCCCGGAGGAAGTTTGGGGGGGGCCACCACCCTATGTGCCGCAGCATGGCGCCGGGCGTGAAGAAGAAGGGCGGGGCGAGGAGCTGCTTCCCGCCACACGCGTGCGCAGACGGGACCCCGAGGACAAGGGGGAGGAAAGCGCGGGCACCAGGGGGGAGGAGAGTCCCAG GCTTGATCGGGGGCGCGTCCTAAAACATTCCCCAATAGGGAAAGACACTCCCCAGAAGGGAGGCGgagggctgtccctgcacctAAAAGCATATGGGCCTGTCACACACCAGGTATCACTCCCTGTGTTTCCATTAAGCACTTTGATGAATCTAACGATTTTTGCATTCAAGTTATTATCGTTCCCAGAATTCTGTACCACTCCAATGACGATGTGCTCCTTCGCTTTCAAGAAATATCCTATCGGCAAAAGCGAGAACTGA